One Scleropages formosus chromosome 8, fSclFor1.1, whole genome shotgun sequence DNA window includes the following coding sequences:
- the syt5a gene encoding synaptotagmin Va — MHLVTGESRMRRTAEPEPELEPEPEREHHHEHAPAPPAHHPAHDFNNMKNKFTNEEGHLPNHKHKLPMWAVGAIAVVVLALVGCFAFCVFKKFISKKKKPKKARERKAGRRRKKGGEDEAEGEKKEGKEEEERENLGKLEFTLDYNFTDSQLIVGILQAQDLAAMDMGGTSDPYVKVYMLPDKKKKFETKVQRKNLSPVFNETFTFKIPYSELGGQTLVMQVYDFDRFSKHDVIGEVKIPMNTVDLGQPLHEWRDLQSGEKEEQEKLGDICISLRYVPTAGKLTVNVMEAKNLKKMDVGGLSDPFVKVVLQHNGKRLKKKKTTVKKNTLNPYFNESFSFDVPFEQIQKVQVLITVYDYDKLGSNDAIGKTFIGYGATGVGLRHWSDMLANPRRPVAQWHTLQPEEEVDAALKGPHR; from the exons ATGCACCTCGTTACCGGGGAGAGCCGCATGCGGCGCACGGCGGAGCCCGAACCTGAACTCGAACCCGAACCCGAGCGCGAGCACCATCATGAGcatgcccccgcccccccggccCACCACCCCGCCCACGACTTCAACAACATGAAGAACAAGTTCACGAACGAAGAGGGCCACCTGCCAA ACCACAAGCACAAGC TGCCCATGTGGGCCGTGGGAGCCATTGCCGTGGTGGTGCTGGCGCTCGTCGGCTGCTTTGCCTTCTGCGTCTTCAAGAAGTTCAtcagcaagaagaagaagcccAAGAAGGCTCGTGAGAGGAAGGCGGGACGCCGCAGGAAGAAAGGAGGAGAAGACGAAGCTGAAGGGGAAAAG AaggaagggaaggaggaggaggagcgggagaACCTGGGCAAGCTGGAGTTCACCCTGGACTACAATTTTACTGACAGCCAG CTCATCGTAGGAATCCTTCAGGCTCAGGATCTTGCCGCCATGGACATGGGAGGTACCTCGGACCCATACGTCAAGGTCTACATGCTCCCCGATAAGAAGAAGAAGTTTGAGACCAAAGTCCAGCGCAAGAATCTCAGTCCCGTTTTCAATGAGACCTTTACGTTCAAG ATCCCTTACTCCGAGCTGGGGGGCCAAACCCTGGTGATGCAGGTGTACGACTTTGACCGCTTTTCCAAGCATGACGTGATCGGCGAGGTCAAGATCCCCATGAACACGGTGGACCTGGGCCAACCGCTGCACGAGTGGAGGGATCTGCAGAGTGGAGAGAAAGAGGAG CAAGAGAAGCTGGGTGACATCTGCATCTCCCTCCGCTACGTGCCCACGGCAGGCAAGCTCACCGTCAACGTGATGGAGGCCAAGAACCTCAAGAAGATGGATGTCGGCGGCCTGTCAG ACCCCTTCGTCAAGGTGGTGCTGCAGCACAACGGGAAGaggctgaagaagaagaagacaacgGTGAAGAAGAACACGCTCAACCCGTACTTCAACGAGAGCTTCAGCTTCGATGTTCCCTTCGAACAGATCCAG AAAGTACAGGTCCTCATAACCGTGTACGACTACGACAAGCTGGGCAGCAACGACGCCATCGGCAAGACCTTCATCGGCTACGGCGCCACCGGCGTGGGGCTGCGCCACTGGTCAGACATGCTGGCCAACCCCCGGCGGCCCGTGGCCCAGTGGCACACGTTGCAGCCCGAGGAGGAGGTGGACGCGGCGCTGAAGGGGCCCCACCGCTAG